The DNA sequence TAttagccattccaatcaaaaatgcatatgcattggtgaatgcgacgcccaaacgtaagcgccacagcactgtttcctcatttcgcggaagacttggtaacagccgcagttgcatagagggatcgagggaatgcaattgatgttgagtgaattcaggtgtgtgccacttttccaatgtcaaaagagtgcgctagcttgcctaagtgttgtgctgcgtcggtccacgataaaggtatagaaacaagggttgctcctttcCTTCGTGGGCCTTcgtagcagcttcgtcagcgatgTCATTGCcagagataccgcaatgacctggcagccactgaaacacgacgtcgtgtcctttcatgatcatgtgatggtggatttctcgtatcttcgacaccagttgttcacatgacccgcgacgaagagatgacagaataCATTGTAAAGCCgactttgaatcgcagaatattgcccaacgattagccggttggttattaatataatcaacggaacctcggagggcaacaagctccgaaccggtcgatgttgtcaagtgagaaattttgtattggatgcttagtgattgTGATGGTATagccactgcgctggtggagctggtctgagtaggagaaccatccgtatatatgtggactcgatcaaagtataaagtgtgcaaacaatccagagctgcttgcttcaaggccaaggtaggcaggtcgtcTTCTTCCTTacccctggaaccgtaagacgcacttgaggttgttttaaacaccacaaagctgaggttgaacatgctgagggtgtgaagcccgatggtaaggaggcacgatggatgctgaccttgttggagaaggacgcctgtagtcgtcgttctggcatgaattaagaaagtgcaataatatgttatgtgcctgatcatatgcattgtgctattaatttcttctgagttttaataatggctggctactgtatgcagtattgtgcaataaaataatatgccacagcaattattccgtgcctcgcagaacaaattgaatatatctttctcagtcaaaacatcatagcaggctgaaaacaataaactgcaatttttctttttgtggtgacgaagtgtgtaaattgtgaaaacaacctgtttatatatttcttatactatgcaaatgagctgctcccctacattcgaataagtgcttcaatagtacgacttggcaaatggcaacgaaagactcctattaaaaccctctaattctcaagcttgtattatctgacggtatgtgaTTTCATTattgtaaagaaaggcaaactggatatgtggaaaccagttacaatagaacatggccattacactgtgaaaatgttttgtagcaatacactcaatgtgaaggcctccggatgagGTGCTGATGcctcaaaacaacctagaataatagaggtgctccatgggctagatttggcaggATCAGGAATTGtgggggagacaagatacgaattacgtacattttagctattctagttttttttgtgagtgctacaggtgtttcaattctgttgtgctgattttctcagaacccactttttcacgtttctctcatgcaccaacaagcataattatattgacacggatgctttatctgtatccggttaccgtattccaccggctaaaaaatgttaaacgttatcgctcagtgcaggatgcgcctgaacgtatcggaagtttcgcgaatgttatcgctGGTTCTGTCTGTTGCcgacgaaccttgctaatctgattgcatacgcgacacgaattgtgttgtagtttctggaaggcgcgcgggcaccagcgaataggctgcaactttcgacgactgacgtatgcaaaccgacgtgcttgacccgcagaagagattttctacgattgccgacattgcttgCCGCTATAGTTGCGATTGAGCCAGCACTACTTATTTACCGTCACTTCTACGTGgaaatatttccaacacagattttttcagCTATACATTGCAcacctaattcttacatagttggctgtgcaatgagctacgaaaaaatgaaatggtacaacagattttgatatatggcatcgtcgtgcaggtgtttgcaaagcgatcttgcagagagacgacgcgcgagcgctgatgtcgatattttgtacactattgttagttcaaaaataaaaacaaactgttgcagcaggcgtatattcattattcaaacgtgttttttatatctaaaagcacatacagatcactgacattgtttcaagcttagtttacagcaggctgttttaggccggactttgacggatgaagacggaatagtccagcaacagtgcgccgcagtcGAGGAGCGAGCTGCGTCGGAGCTACCGTCTAGTGGTTGCGTGCCCTCTTCCTGCCACCAACGcgaagcgaagcgttcgcttgtcggcgcgcgccgaagctttccggcgcgtgccagtggttggggcataagagtggacgaccctgtacgtGTGACACGTCGACGTCATAGGTGCGCTGAACGCGAGACAagagagagttttagtatagcgtaaagcagcaaacgcaaagagttagcgttagcgttagcgttgcgtgcaccacactgcgcatgcgctatacgtaaacgctgctggagctcttacgtacgtacgctattttcaggatttagcgttgaacgctaacgcacgcaaggggagccttacgtacggcaagatggcggtgccagtcgaagtgagagcagcccgcttcggatctatcgagccgtctgcctgcactgctaggctctatccttccaCACTAATGCTCGTGCTggccttagatttgtgtgatgatgcttcggcagcggtgcacaggtgacaaatgggcgttgtttacgatatacgttgtcgattagcggcgcagtaggcttaacgagagggtttgctcatagagttagtagagcaactctatgggtttgttaaatgtgtttgctgtatccgcctcgagatggcgcccaagtgtatttcgctcgttcgcttggtgtaaagccgcatgtggaaccgatgcatgtcatgttttccgcggcaaaacacagtagtgtggtcggtgctgtggtcacaatgcgtgtgcgttttaccaacgacgatgatatgaacctcgtgaaggaggttttcgccttgaacccattcggatggacgtcaaggtgggcgtccgttgcaaaaaattggaaagaagtgggaaatccgctttctggaagagaaattgccggcgaaacgtcccctccggtatagcttcgacgttgagtggatcttgaggacacgtagaacctgcgcggtcgctctcattcccgaagcatgagggtgtctatgtcatcccaacttacgtaatatgggtcccacagaacactcgatcgcagcatgccaagattaatcggtatgtttcgcgactctcgacaaaacaacgctcaaaccaaacacctacatgcgtaattaacgcagcgactgtggctttcgataaacttgacttagggacacacttgcggattcggcattggataagctcgacatttcgtgtggatttggctttccagtactttgtgtctttacatctagatggcgctgtatttgtttgcgttaacgttaacgcttttctccgttccgctattctaaaacactaccttgtgccgcgcaatgcagtctttctttgcgttagcgttgcgtcgcacgctaacgctaacgcaagggttttacgctatactaaaactctctaaggTTTCGCTTATCCCAGGGACGTAGGGTATGGCGTCACGCTTTCTTGGTCTGGTGTTCGCCGGTCGGACGGAATTGAACAGGCGGCGTTCCACAGCACTCAAAAACGACGGGGATGGCCGCTTGCCGGGAGATCGCCATGCACGCGGTCCAAGTCGGACTGCTGCTTACGTTACGTGCTGAAAAATACATAAGCTGCCATGAACGTTCCGTCAACCCATTGTAAGCAAGGCTTACGTAGCGTAGCCGAAAGGTCTTAAAAATTTATTCATTTTTAGCACTTCTTTTGGTCGGTGTCTGTCGTTTTATAGCTTCATATACTTTCTTGAACGCGTCGTTTTTGCCTTTTCTTTCCACGCTGGTCGCTTCCCggtgtgtttatttcgctttaATTTTtggacacgaacctgtttttgcagcatgtgtacactttcatgaaaaataaacggTCGCTATAATTTGGGTTTGGTTCGAAGCAAATCTCTGgcacgaaatatagctgcgcgcacTCTTTCAATGCGGCGCGAACAGAGTCGGCATcttgaaacattctgtgcctattaAATTGCTTCTCGCATTTCGTACGTGGCCAGAGGGGCGATTCGGCCGTGTTATCAAGGAGCTTTTGTTATGATGTGATCAGTCGGCGCTGAGATACGGATAGTAAGtctgacgtagaaatgagaggaaggaatatcCGCGAAGAAGCGAAACATGCTGTTggggctccttccgtaccattatcaaggtgatgcgctgtctctttggGTTTGCggcaggcaatgcagttgctttaaatcagcttatttgagggctctgctttatgatgcaggtgGGAGTGCACTCACGTGGCatttttcatacttcgtgaggtttctttgccggtcgggaaaaattgtacgcaattagtacgtcgctgaaaacaccgcagttagatgtcatctTGGGGTACGTGtatacaaatgcctcattgacgcTTAGAAACTTTTCGAGTTGGGTAATAAATTGCAAACaccgaattaaatctcagtaacaaaagaATTAGTGGCGGCTATTCCACTGTATTAGAAACAATATGCAGTAGTctttcttcgagtaatgcaacTGCTCTTTGTAAAGTTTTGGTGCATGATAGATGGGGATCGTTGAATAATTCAtgactcagtaaccgaaatgaggccaacccgggttcactcgaaatcaggatcaacagcagtcatgcgcagcagcgcttatattcagactcacagagagagagagagagagagactgcagtTTCGCTGGAAAGGTGAaacagtattagtgatagccaagtatgcgactattccacgaaggaagattacaccatcGAGAGGACTCAGGCAGTGAATTTGatctgtctcctactatgaggtcttgtgtATACTCTATAACGCCGtcagcgctcaattcttcgaggtcacatgaagtttcttcaagtgcaatgtatatatatatatatatatatatatatatatatatatatatatatatatatatatatatatatgggcatgttcagataagaatggtaatcgaggtcccatgaccatttttgttttcaatgaaaaTTTTTTATCTGATGGGCAAATGTGTCGAAACAAAGGAATGAACCTTAGTTTTGCAAGAAATTTCgtagttttctcggaaaaaaatCGTATGTCACAAGAGGTGGAGAACATCGTTTTTGCCACTTCGCAAAGTTGCAAGTTTGGAGCCTTACTGCATGCACAATAAATTTTCTTCGCACATAAGTATTTTTCCGTTATCGTATTGCAACATATACTATACGAACaaataagaaaaatattttttcgcTTTGTCAATCTTCTAAATAAAAAATCCCAAACTTCGCTTCCGGAGCTATTTGGTGCAAAAAAGGCACTTTTCAGGGCAGCCTCAGGGCAAGATGCGTAAAGATCTCCACACTGAATCTGTTTCTCAGTATTTTCCAGCTACTTTTACTCACTTTAAGCAAGTTTTGTAGTTTTACACTTGATAGATATTTTTCAATATGGCCTCAAATTTGGCCGAAGATCAAAAACGTCAAAAAAGTGAAAAATTTGACTTcgattaaaaaaagaatatcatcgtcaaatttcattaaaatttgtcTGAATAATCCTCAATAAACGTTAATTTTAAGATACCAGAAAGGTATTGCCTTATAATGTTTTAAAGTATAAAAATGAATACAAAACTGAATTCATGTTTTTGATATCTAGAGTTGCTTATTACTGCCTCTTAGAAATAGTAACTCTCACAAATTTGTTTTATCACTCCCTGAACTTGGTTACATTTTATTTACCACAATATACGAACCATCCTCAATGTTTGTAGAGCTTCTACTCGCTTGTTAGCGGCGTTCTTGATGCGTCAAAATGGGAATAAATGCGCTATTTCACCTGATGTGTCAAGAACTGGCTGGCGGCGGTCAAACGTTTTTTGCATTGCCTAATTTATCATCGTAAGTTACATTGGTATGTAATCGATTCTTTAAAAATATTAGATCATTTATCGGTGCTTAGAAAAGTTTTTATATATAAGAATGAATATTAATGTGTTTATGAAGCCGACGTTTCCGCACCTGCACCTGTTTACCTCTGTGTTCAATGGTTCGACAGGGCACTGTCAGGAGACAAAACGTCGTCTTCTGAGGGGGACAATTTATCTGCAAGGTTTTTAATAAGCAGGAGTTTTAATCGGGACATAATTTACAAATGGTGTGCCACTTTATGTGCAGATTGCAATTCAGAAAATCGTAACAAGAAATCAACGGCAGCAGTTGACTTCGGTATGCGCACATTACATTGTCCAGCCCGAAGCACAAACCAGATCACAGTCTCTTCCATTCCGAAGCAGCGGTGGATGCCACGTAGGATGCACTGCCTTCATTTGATTGAACGTACTTCCACATGTGGAGTGTCTGAACTCCAGGCACTTTCTTTGCCGTATTCCATTCTTCCTTCTTCATTTCGCGAAAGTCTGCAAGCTCCCTCTGTGGGAGCTCCAGAATGGTGATATTCTTTAGCGTTCGTTGAATTGCGTCCACGAAGCCGCTGGCTGTTTGTATGGCCTCACTTGCAGGGTTCCGCAAGTTGTGGTGTGATGCTTGATGTTTCACAAGCCCACCAACGCCGTCGCAGGCATTTTTGCCGTGTCCAGTGGCCGAAAACATCCATTTCGTCTCTTGACATTCACTGCGTTGTAGCTCATGAAACTGATATTTATTCTTGAAGTGAGCGGGAGCCCCGTCGCTCACATGTGTTATCTTGGTGTAGATTGGCGCGTTGTCTTCcaggtgtgctttgatttttgacAGAGCCAAACATGCATGAGCTGAATCATGAGACATATCGTCGGAAATAACGGCGTAGTTCCGAGTCGACTTTCTTGAAGTGACAACGGAGGTAAACACGGTGACCTGCTTTTTCTGCCAATGGTACGCTTGTACTGCGTCTGGAAGCACAACTGTCCAGTTTTCGGCGAAATCAAAATGCAAAACAATTGCACCTCTCTCGCATCTCTGTTTTTCTTCAGGCATTGCTTTTGCTTGCACAGATCTGATATAGTTGTGGGGAATCCATTTCATGGTCATTGTTAGGAATTCTCTCATAACTGATGAAGCGGTCGGAGTTTTTTTAACTAGCTCACCGTATTCGCATGAAGCAATCAACACCTCGTCCTCGCTGCTCATATCAAAATTTTCCAAAGTGAAAATGCCATCTTGCGGACAGTGCTCACAATTCCTGAGGAAACATGACGCAGTAGGTTGCTGGCATACGCAGAGACTCTGCATATCATCGGGAGAAGGCGACCTTCCGGAGGCGTTCTGCAGTCCCACTAGGCACAACTGAAAGtttgcacagcacacgcaaagacACACTTGCCACTGTGGCGAGCATTTCACCCACTTAGCACGCAAGGATATGAATTTTGTGAGGCCAACCTGGGAGGCAGGGTGAGCTTGCTTGTAGAGGCGGAATGCTTCTTGCAAGGACCGCGTCATGAACCGTTTAGGTACCCATTCCTTCTCTCCCTCCTTTTCGATTCTCATAACATCCTTTTTGTTCGGTGTCTGTCTAGAGCAATCGAGTTCATCCATGGTGTAATATTCTAAAACGGTGGTAATGTCTTCGTGTTGTAGCTTACGTCTTGTATATCGCTCCTGTGTTGACCATACGCCTTCTTCATCCACCATCTTCTTCGATTCTTGAATAACGTACCTCGTTGCCTCTGGAATAACTTCCTGCACATATTTCACAGTTACGTTGTATGGTAGCAGCGTCAGCAGCTGGCAACGCTCTTGAAAGGACGTACACCTATTGTAGGCAGCATGTAGGTTGTCTTCCCACCTGCTGCATTGCGCACACTTTTCTTGCGGCGCACGCGAAGTCTCTGGGATATTATATGCTGCCTGTATCCCTGATCGTATTTTCGTCACCATAGCTCTCGGCACCTCCTCCTGCTTTCGCTTTGCGTAGGAAAGTCTGAGGCGTTTTTTTTAGAGCGCTCGGTGGCTTTAGGGGCGAGATTTCGGAGGTAAGGCTGACACTGGAGTTTAAATTTTCTACGATTTCTTCTCCAGGGCGGAATTCTTCGAATGTTTCGGTCGACTCTGCCTGCATATTATCTATGTCTTCCTTGAACCGACGGTAACAATTCTGCCAGATGAAGTCACTTTCTCGTACTCGGAGAGCTTCTTCGGGAAGTAGGACTTTTTTGAGAGCAGCGACATTGAGTGTCTTTACACTGCGAAAATTACGTCCTTTGTCAATTCTCCGTTTGTGCCTTTTTGAGTAGTCGGCACAAAACGTTCGCCGCGGAAATCTCTTCATGAATGCAAAAGCTCACCGCTTCCGAAGATTATCGTGGGACAGAAGAGCAGGTGACGGATGCAGGGCCCAGGGCTGCTTTTCCAAAATGAGGAGATGGACAGATGGATGGATTTATAACACAGGCTGCCCGCCGTCGACACTGACGCTGGTTCAGTCGGGCGTACGAGCTGAGACTGAGATACCAAGTATGCTTGTCGTGGGAGCCCTCGAGCGCAGAGAAGCCACGTGAGTACAGAAAACGACCCCACCGTCTAGCAGGCCTGCAAAACGACACACGAAACTCGAGATCCAAACAACGTCCGCTCATCGGGCCTGTCTCGGTCGAAGGTCCAAGGCTGAGGTATAACTGCCAGGCGTTCGGTGCGTTGCGATGGAACGATGATAGTGGCGGCTAAAGCCTCGGTGCGGTGGCGACACACATGGTGCTATGAAATTCAGGGTCGCTCCGGGCGTTGTATAGCTATAGGAGCGGCTGCCAAGCGCGGTTCATCCATGGAGCGGTGGCAACTCGTTAAAGGCATCTCGAGAGTAGCGACGGGTGCGTTAAATGTTTGCATAAACGACCACTAACCACACGTCACTCCAAAATAACGTTCTCAAATATGCTTACAGTAAGTTAAGTCCCACTGTTAGAAGAGTACGAAAGCGAATAGGAGCTTTAGACCTTTGattgtaagagaaaaaaaaaacacataaaaatcACACTTATGAACTCAGCAACTGTAGCGTTTAAAAGTTACCCGCAAAAAGACAATACTACTTCTCACGATAGCGCATACTAAGAGAAGATACTGAGCAATCGTAGGGATTGAAATCATGAACTCAGTTATGTATTCATTTCCATACATTAAAACAATATAATGCAACACTTCTTCGGTACCCTAATATTATCGAGTATTGAGGATTCATCaggcaaattttaatgaaattcgatGATGCTTTTTGTTTAAATCCAAGTCAAAATTGCCACTTTTTTGACGTTTTTGAACTTCGGCCAAAATTCCGAGCTACGCGGtgcaaaaaaggcacctttcagGGCAGCCTCAGGGCAAGATGCGTAAAGATATCCACACTTAATCTTTTTCTCGGTATTTTCCAGCTACCTTTACTCACTTTAGGCAAGTTTTTTAGCTCTACACTTGACAGATATTTTTGAACTTCGGCCAAAATTGAGGCCATATTCAAAAATATCTGTCAAGTGTAGAGCTAAAAAACTTGCCTAAAGTGAGTAAAGGTAGCTGGAAAATACCGAGAAAAAGATTAAGTGTGGATATCTTTACGCATCTTGCCCTGAGGCTGCCctgaaaggtgccttttttgcaCCGCGTAGCTCGGGAAGTGAAGTTTGCCATTTTTTATTTAGAAGATTGACACAGCAAGACAAAGTATATCTTTTTCGCTCATATGGTACGCGTTGCAAAGAGGTAACGAAAAAGTACTTATGTGCGGAAACAAATTATTGTGCATGCAGTGAGGCTCCAAACTTGCAACTTTGCGAAGTGGCAAGAACGACGTTCTCCACCGCTTGTGACATACGATTGTTTTCCGAGATAAACTACGAAGTTTCTTGCAGAACTAAGGTTCATTCCTTTGTGTGGACACATTTGCCCATCAGATATAAAAatttcattgaaaacaaaaaatggtCATGGGACCTCGATTACCCTTCTTATCTAAACATgcccatttatatatatatatatatatatatatatatatatatatatatatatatatatatatatatatcgccaccATCCCCTTCGTGAAGTGTTACACACTGGCTGAGGGGAGAGCTTTATGCCATGGCCGTCGTTCTCTGGGTGTTTCCGCCGCATGATCACCGTTTGTGCGCTGAAATTTTACA is a window from the Dermacentor albipictus isolate Rhodes 1998 colony chromosome 6, USDA_Dalb.pri_finalv2, whole genome shotgun sequence genome containing:
- the LOC135902272 gene encoding uncharacterized protein; amino-acid sequence: MSLLSKKSYFPKKLSEYEKLCLVGLQNASGRSPSPDDMQSLCVCQQPTASCFLRNCEHCPQDGIFTLENFDMSSEDEVLIASCEYGELVKKTPTASSVMREFLTMTMKWIPHNYIRSVQAKAMPEEKQRCERGAIVLHFDFAENWTVVLPDAVQAYHWQKKQVTVFTSVVTSRKSTRNYAVISDDMSHDSAHACLALSKIKAHLEDNAPIYTKITHVSDGAPAHFKNKYQFHELQRSECQETKWMFSATGHGKNACDGVGGLVKHQASHHNLRNPASEAIQTASGFVDAIQRTLKNITILELPQRELADFREMKKEEWNTAKKVPGVQTLHMWKYVQSNEGSASYVASTAASEWKRL